In one window of Eggerthella guodeyinii DNA:
- a CDS encoding helix-turn-helix transcriptional regulator — protein sequence MKEGNRYFRAIVWGYALLLVFFGLFTGRVNLLFFGENVQVTFSYYAHAAEIGQVCCLVFAAMLSFWRRSVAEKIVPHAALVLLVAGYALTLYQAIGVGLPLWLSVVAGALFGAGQGACFLCWFVVYARLTTGEVVRVMVASTMLSGVILLGVGLLPDTVMLFSVLSVVVAACCALTYYCLGVVTERVEEKARERDRAEGGRLDDGRRFWSWLFLERRSLLCLVAIAFVCGAQRVISLEGFLPQSAVRSLFSVGYIGGAFVFWATGKFSGAKNSYYGIYSALLVVMATCGVLSSVQSVEVQTILYAVDNIAFALVSMCMIMTALKAVSGFWRNPLFVGGIICGAMYFAIQFGRMVCMLIAENNGMDAIGILIVSVIILYVLALAAISSGLFFRQAAKSGGVMEPAKLSEDGGGGDDPVRRVVISVANVTEDELRGNPVYRAKYKLTDREIDAAVLLLAGYNAADIAKILTISVNTVKTHLKNLYAKMDVHNRRELVELLNEIEKDA from the coding sequence GTGAAGGAGGGCAACCGCTATTTCAGAGCGATCGTATGGGGATACGCATTGCTCCTTGTGTTCTTCGGTCTGTTTACGGGGCGTGTGAACCTGTTGTTCTTTGGTGAGAACGTGCAGGTGACGTTCTCGTACTATGCGCATGCTGCAGAAATCGGCCAGGTGTGTTGCTTGGTGTTTGCGGCAATGCTCTCCTTCTGGAGGAGGAGCGTCGCTGAAAAGATTGTTCCTCATGCGGCGTTGGTTCTGTTGGTGGCCGGATACGCGCTTACCTTGTATCAGGCTATCGGCGTGGGTCTTCCGCTTTGGCTTTCCGTTGTCGCCGGAGCCTTGTTCGGCGCGGGTCAGGGAGCCTGCTTTCTCTGCTGGTTTGTCGTGTATGCGCGTTTGACGACGGGCGAAGTGGTGCGCGTGATGGTTGCGAGTACGATGCTGTCGGGCGTTATCCTGCTCGGTGTCGGGTTGCTGCCGGATACGGTGATGCTGTTCAGCGTGCTTTCTGTTGTCGTTGCAGCGTGCTGTGCGCTTACCTACTACTGTTTAGGCGTGGTGACCGAACGGGTTGAAGAGAAAGCCCGCGAGCGCGATCGTGCTGAGGGCGGGCGATTGGACGATGGTCGGCGGTTCTGGTCGTGGCTTTTTCTCGAGCGTCGATCGCTGTTGTGCTTGGTTGCGATCGCTTTCGTGTGCGGCGCGCAGCGCGTCATCTCCCTTGAAGGGTTCTTGCCTCAATCGGCTGTGCGATCCCTTTTCTCCGTTGGCTACATCGGTGGCGCGTTTGTTTTTTGGGCTACGGGCAAGTTTTCGGGCGCGAAGAACAGCTACTACGGCATCTATTCCGCGTTGCTTGTGGTCATGGCAACGTGCGGTGTGCTTTCTTCGGTTCAAAGCGTGGAAGTGCAGACCATTTTGTACGCGGTTGACAACATAGCGTTCGCGTTGGTGTCGATGTGCATGATCATGACGGCTTTGAAAGCGGTGAGTGGATTCTGGAGGAATCCTCTTTTCGTCGGCGGGATCATTTGCGGCGCCATGTACTTCGCCATTCAGTTCGGTCGCATGGTGTGTATGCTGATCGCCGAAAATAACGGCATGGATGCCATCGGGATACTCATCGTCTCGGTCATTATCCTGTACGTGCTGGCGCTTGCTGCTATTTCGTCGGGGCTGTTTTTCCGTCAAGCTGCGAAAAGCGGAGGCGTGATGGAGCCCGCCAAGCTTTCCGAGGACGGTGGAGGGGGCGACGACCCTGTGCGTCGAGTCGTTATATCGGTTGCGAACGTGACTGAAGATGAGTTGCGCGGCAATCCAGTGTATCGAGCGAAATACAAACTGACGGATCGCGAGATCGACGCGGCGGTACTCCTGTTGGCCGGATACAACGCGGCTGATATCGCAAAGATTCTGACGATATCGGTCAATACCGTGAAGACGCATCTGAAAAATCTCTATGCAAAGATGGATGTTCACAATCGTCGCGAACTCGTTGAGCTGTTGAATGAGATCGAGAAAGACGCGTGA
- a CDS encoding FAD-binding protein, with protein MSMAAYDRRSFLKGALVAGAATATGAMLGGCAPQQTSSTVSESANGAQPMTATEYESLTWSFEVPPEHVDESQIKETITDDVIVIGSGVSGLVAAASIVGHGGHCTLFSAGTKAVSRGGSNHAVGTKTQARLGLDYTPETSAAYFNNEIARQGYRMDSRKWWKWINGSGEAMDWVTDIMDKAGYTTTLELPYHDPNGTFSIPSGAHNFYGPEIENSANDGEPLLTATLERYILDNGGSITYNTKAEYLVREHENTGRVSAVVATNVDGDYVKYVGTKAVVMATGDFSGDPDMMAKYCNAFADYVAESAGDYDAEFQFGGLMPGDGQKMGLWVGAAWQNTTPSAPMIGWYGFPAPCSDQNHPGILLNVEGQRFVNEDTTSVYAGYAISGQTEKKVFAVWDSEFAYRFDTWEGLGNNMDGLGVTPVTAEEKAAEFEAGVKEKTYVKGDTVEEVLKALSEQGGIDVDAAKAAIDRYNNDVAAGLDSEYHKSKDYLIPIEKGPFYGQYNQLGPAQFLCVLGGLRTSPDCEVCDEDNKPIEGLYNVGSMMGDTFGTFYNFRVPGQNLGMTCITFPYLLGKELAEK; from the coding sequence ATGAGCATGGCAGCATATGATCGCAGGAGTTTTCTCAAGGGCGCATTGGTGGCAGGAGCGGCTACGGCGACGGGGGCGATGTTGGGCGGTTGCGCTCCTCAGCAAACTTCGTCAACCGTATCTGAGTCGGCAAACGGAGCGCAACCTATGACGGCCACTGAATACGAAAGCCTAACATGGAGCTTCGAGGTTCCTCCCGAGCACGTGGACGAGAGTCAAATCAAAGAGACGATAACCGATGACGTTATCGTGATCGGCTCAGGTGTTTCGGGTCTCGTCGCTGCGGCTTCCATCGTGGGCCACGGAGGGCATTGCACGCTTTTTTCGGCCGGAACAAAGGCCGTCTCGCGCGGCGGTTCAAATCATGCGGTAGGAACCAAGACGCAGGCGCGGCTCGGGCTTGACTACACTCCCGAAACCTCAGCGGCTTACTTCAACAACGAAATTGCGCGCCAGGGGTATCGCATGGATTCGCGCAAATGGTGGAAGTGGATCAACGGTTCCGGGGAAGCTATGGACTGGGTTACCGACATTATGGACAAGGCGGGGTATACGACAACGCTCGAGCTGCCGTATCATGATCCGAATGGGACGTTTTCCATCCCCTCGGGCGCACATAACTTCTACGGTCCGGAGATCGAGAACAGCGCCAACGACGGTGAGCCGCTGCTTACGGCAACGCTCGAGCGCTACATTCTCGACAACGGTGGCTCCATCACGTACAACACGAAAGCCGAGTATCTCGTTCGCGAGCATGAGAATACGGGGCGTGTGAGTGCGGTGGTTGCCACAAACGTAGACGGAGATTATGTCAAGTACGTCGGTACGAAAGCCGTCGTCATGGCGACCGGTGATTTTTCGGGCGACCCCGACATGATGGCCAAGTACTGCAACGCTTTCGCCGATTACGTTGCAGAGAGCGCGGGCGACTACGATGCCGAATTCCAATTCGGCGGGTTGATGCCGGGCGATGGCCAAAAAATGGGTTTATGGGTGGGCGCCGCATGGCAGAATACGACGCCAAGCGCACCGATGATCGGCTGGTACGGCTTCCCTGCGCCGTGCTCCGATCAAAACCATCCAGGCATTCTGCTGAACGTCGAAGGCCAGCGCTTCGTCAACGAGGACACTACCTCGGTCTATGCAGGCTACGCGATCAGTGGCCAGACTGAGAAGAAGGTATTCGCGGTTTGGGATTCCGAATTCGCTTATCGGTTCGATACGTGGGAAGGCCTGGGCAACAACATGGATGGTCTTGGCGTCACCCCTGTGACGGCTGAGGAAAAGGCTGCGGAATTCGAAGCGGGCGTGAAGGAGAAAACGTACGTGAAGGGCGATACGGTCGAAGAGGTTCTCAAAGCTCTTTCAGAGCAGGGAGGCATCGACGTCGATGCCGCGAAGGCTGCTATTGATCGTTACAACAATGACGTGGCGGCGGGTCTTGATTCCGAGTATCACAAAAGCAAGGATTACCTGATTCCTATCGAAAAGGGCCCGTTCTACGGGCAGTATAACCAACTGGGCCCCGCTCAGTTCCTTTGCGTGCTCGGAGGGTTGCGCACCTCGCCCGATTGCGAAGTGTGCGACGAGGACAATAAGCCCATCGAGGGTTTGTACAACGTTGGGTCGATGATGGGCGACACCTTCGGGACGTTCTACAACTTCCGCGTTCCCGGACAGAATCTTGGAATGACGTGCATTACCTTCCCGTACTTGCTCGGAAAGGAGCTCGCTGAGAAGTAG
- a CDS encoding stress response protein nst1, whose product MKPYYEGWYMKQQRGDDVLAVIPGRAQDSAFVQVVTNRGSRFVPYPLEAFHHEGDTMRVGANLFTPYGMYLHISEPDFELTGTVRYYNLLPLRSDIMGPFAHLPMETKHTVFSMRHLVSGSVCLNGATMELHDGLGYMEGDRGHTFPSSYFWVQCLDPQRDASLMLAIAEIPLGPIRFTGCIGVVTLGAKEYRFATYRGVHIVEHTPTIADVRQGDMSLRVEVLDDRGHALQAPAQGLMDRTIHESPAVPAHFSFVKRGETLLEGTSSQTSYEFVPPASA is encoded by the coding sequence ATGAAGCCGTACTACGAGGGCTGGTACATGAAGCAGCAGCGGGGCGACGACGTGCTGGCCGTCATACCGGGACGCGCGCAGGATTCGGCGTTCGTTCAGGTGGTCACGAACCGCGGGTCGCGCTTCGTGCCGTACCCGCTTGAGGCGTTCCACCACGAAGGCGACACCATGCGCGTGGGCGCCAACCTGTTCACGCCGTACGGCATGTACCTGCACATCAGCGAGCCGGACTTCGAGCTGACGGGCACCGTGCGCTACTACAACCTGCTGCCGCTGCGCTCCGACATCATGGGCCCGTTCGCGCACCTCCCGATGGAGACGAAGCACACGGTGTTCAGCATGCGCCACCTGGTGTCGGGGTCAGTCTGCCTCAACGGCGCCACGATGGAACTGCACGACGGGCTGGGCTACATGGAGGGCGACCGGGGCCACACGTTTCCCAGCAGCTACTTCTGGGTGCAGTGCCTCGACCCGCAGCGCGACGCGTCGCTCATGCTGGCCATCGCCGAGATACCGTTGGGCCCGATCCGCTTCACCGGCTGCATCGGCGTGGTCACCCTCGGCGCGAAGGAGTACCGCTTCGCCACGTATCGCGGGGTGCACATCGTGGAGCACACGCCCACGATCGCCGACGTGCGGCAAGGCGACATGAGCCTGCGGGTGGAAGTGCTCGACGATCGCGGGCACGCGCTGCAAGCGCCCGCCCAGGGCCTGATGGACCGCACGATCCACGAGAGCCCGGCCGTGCCGGCGCATTTCAGCTTCGTCAAGCGCGGCGAAACGCTGCTGGAAGGGACAAGCTCCCAAACAAGCTACGAGTTCGTTCCTCCAGCTTCGGCATAG
- a CDS encoding putative bifunctional diguanylate cyclase/phosphodiesterase, which produces MKRKVSGRGLIVVVLWVLGAIMLIAFLMQVRSFAGIINDSGVVRGGTQRVVKMELEGEHADKTEARVSMLLTELKQGEEARPFKGSETSDYMLSIEAVERQWGLILDEIDRIDQGAGSKETLLALSETHFELADKMVMAAQTRAEHDFLLMGIICAALFLLAATIMLFMRNDRIAKLRAAYFVDSLTNRKNMLAFEEQAAEVAAGAEDGAFLVVYTNVSNFRYVNESYGYDVGDRLIVTLARLLDGACGRNELAAHANADHFVLLLRAEPNRVERLCEVIEEKLREAPDLHFANMLSFGCGVCAMTKATGTIPAAVSNAIAVLKGAGDSGKVAYFDDAFRAGVEQKNRIEQRMDYALSQHEFLLYLQPKNDLADGSLVGAEALCRWESEDMGFLPPDEFIPVFEKNGFIVQLDFFMLTRVCQCYPLMPPDGDEALVVSVNFSRVTVLREGFEERLVRIVDGAHVPRACIEIEVTESAFVVNEDAVIDKLISLKRCGFRLAMDDFGTGYSSLNLLRKLPIDVLKIDRGFLYEDAETGRTRAVLKGVVDMANDLGLTTVCEGVETWEQVAMLHELGCDVGQGYVYSRPLPLDQFREKFATGGGRLIPMPKLEERTRSLFGSLSLPAAFRRA; this is translated from the coding sequence GTGAAGCGGAAGGTGTCGGGAAGAGGTCTGATCGTCGTCGTGCTGTGGGTGCTCGGCGCGATCATGCTCATCGCGTTCTTGATGCAGGTGCGCAGTTTCGCGGGCATCATCAACGACTCCGGCGTGGTGCGCGGCGGCACGCAGCGCGTCGTGAAGATGGAGCTGGAAGGCGAGCACGCCGACAAGACCGAAGCGCGCGTGTCGATGCTGCTGACGGAGCTCAAGCAGGGCGAAGAGGCGCGTCCCTTCAAGGGGTCGGAAACCAGCGACTACATGCTCAGCATCGAGGCGGTCGAGCGTCAGTGGGGCCTGATCCTCGACGAGATCGACCGCATCGACCAGGGAGCCGGCTCGAAGGAGACGCTGCTCGCGCTCAGCGAGACGCATTTCGAGCTGGCCGACAAGATGGTGATGGCGGCGCAGACGCGCGCCGAGCACGACTTCCTGCTCATGGGTATCATCTGCGCGGCGCTGTTCCTGCTGGCAGCCACCATCATGCTGTTCATGCGCAACGACCGAATCGCCAAGCTGCGTGCCGCGTACTTCGTCGACTCGCTGACGAACCGCAAGAACATGCTGGCGTTCGAGGAGCAGGCGGCGGAAGTGGCGGCCGGCGCCGAGGACGGCGCGTTTCTCGTGGTGTACACGAACGTCTCGAACTTCCGCTACGTGAACGAGTCGTACGGCTACGATGTGGGCGATCGGCTCATCGTCACGCTGGCGCGCCTGCTCGACGGCGCGTGCGGGCGCAACGAGCTGGCCGCTCATGCGAACGCCGATCACTTCGTGCTGCTGCTGCGCGCCGAGCCGAATCGGGTGGAGCGGCTGTGCGAGGTCATCGAGGAAAAACTGCGCGAGGCCCCGGATCTGCACTTCGCGAACATGCTGTCGTTCGGATGCGGCGTGTGCGCGATGACGAAGGCGACCGGCACCATCCCCGCAGCCGTCAGCAACGCCATCGCCGTGCTGAAGGGCGCGGGCGATTCCGGCAAGGTGGCCTATTTCGACGACGCGTTTCGCGCGGGCGTGGAGCAGAAGAATCGCATCGAGCAGCGCATGGACTACGCGCTGTCCCAGCACGAGTTCCTGCTGTACCTGCAGCCGAAGAACGATCTTGCCGACGGGTCGCTCGTCGGCGCGGAGGCGCTGTGCCGCTGGGAGTCCGAGGACATGGGCTTCCTGCCGCCCGACGAGTTCATCCCCGTGTTCGAGAAGAACGGTTTCATCGTGCAGCTGGACTTCTTCATGCTCACGCGCGTGTGCCAATGCTATCCGCTCATGCCGCCCGACGGCGACGAGGCGCTCGTGGTGTCGGTGAACTTCTCGCGCGTCACCGTGCTGCGCGAGGGCTTCGAGGAGCGGCTGGTGCGCATCGTGGACGGCGCGCATGTGCCGCGCGCATGCATCGAGATCGAGGTCACGGAAAGCGCGTTCGTCGTGAACGAGGACGCGGTCATCGACAAGCTCATCTCGCTTAAGCGATGCGGGTTCCGCCTGGCGATGGACGACTTCGGCACGGGGTACTCGTCGCTCAACCTGCTGCGGAAGCTTCCCATCGACGTGCTGAAAATCGACCGCGGCTTCCTGTACGAGGACGCGGAGACGGGGCGCACGCGCGCGGTGCTCAAGGGCGTGGTGGACATGGCCAACGACCTGGGGTTGACGACGGTGTGCGAGGGCGTGGAAACTTGGGAGCAGGTGGCCATGCTGCACGAGCTGGGCTGCGACGTGGGCCAGGGGTACGTGTACTCGCGACCGCTGCCGCTTGATCAATTCCGCGAAAAATTCGCCACGGGGGGGGGGCGTCTAATTCCTATGCCGAAGCTGGAGGAACGAACTCGTAGCTTGTTTGGGAGCTTGTCCCTTCCAGCAGCGTTTCGCCGCGCTTGA
- a CDS encoding GGDEF domain-containing protein, translating into MDDRDIAALFCEESQSAIYACDPDSYELVYLNRASLALYRPEGDYHGQLCYRALHGRSEPCPFCTMQKLSSEGELSYGRYDERLDRHFLCRDKLVDIGDGLVRLQIANDSTLEVEERRSLEARLAVEKTLVQCAQMLSSDASGGDGLNDLLRIIGEFYDADRAYLLESSLNATLVSNTVEWCADGIEPQIDFVQNVPLSEFQRWTDLFDEVGMVRIVDLEHTVDHDSMEYEVLAPQGITDLLVAPLYEGGGIMSGMLGIDNPHRNIDEAGLLRSLTYFVQNDLEKRRLLSRLGELSHTDGLTGVGNRNSYIERLVSLVDQRPQTFGVVFADINDLKLENDTRGHSFGDAMIRRAGQLVRDLFPRDAYRIGGDEFVAFCVDATKEEFDERVRRLSELAESDGSLTISVGSSWSDDQEAPGDLVIRADRLMYEQKRWYHRTARGHGPGGEAGGFA; encoded by the coding sequence ATGGACGATCGTGATATTGCGGCACTCTTTTGCGAGGAAAGCCAGAGCGCGATTTACGCGTGCGACCCCGATTCGTACGAGCTCGTGTACCTCAACCGCGCCTCCCTCGCCCTCTACCGTCCCGAGGGCGATTACCACGGGCAGCTTTGTTACCGCGCGCTGCACGGCCGAAGCGAGCCCTGCCCGTTCTGCACGATGCAAAAGCTCTCGTCCGAAGGCGAGCTGAGCTACGGCCGCTACGACGAGCGGCTCGACCGCCATTTCCTCTGCCGCGACAAGCTCGTCGACATCGGCGATGGCCTGGTGCGGCTGCAAATCGCGAACGATTCCACGCTTGAAGTGGAGGAACGCCGCAGCCTCGAGGCGCGTCTCGCCGTCGAGAAAACGCTCGTGCAGTGCGCCCAGATGCTCTCGAGCGACGCGAGCGGCGGCGACGGGCTGAACGACCTGCTGCGCATCATCGGCGAGTTCTACGATGCCGACCGAGCCTATCTGCTGGAGTCGTCGTTGAACGCCACGCTGGTCTCCAACACGGTGGAGTGGTGCGCCGACGGGATAGAGCCGCAGATCGACTTCGTTCAGAACGTGCCGCTGTCCGAATTTCAGCGTTGGACCGACCTCTTCGACGAGGTGGGCATGGTGCGCATCGTCGACCTGGAGCACACGGTCGATCACGATTCGATGGAATACGAGGTCCTCGCCCCGCAGGGCATCACCGACCTGCTGGTCGCGCCGCTGTACGAGGGCGGCGGCATCATGAGCGGCATGCTGGGCATCGACAACCCGCATCGCAACATCGACGAAGCGGGCCTGCTGCGCTCGCTCACCTACTTCGTGCAGAACGATCTGGAGAAGCGCCGGCTGCTCAGCCGGTTGGGCGAGCTGTCGCACACCGACGGGCTCACCGGGGTGGGCAATCGCAACAGCTACATCGAACGCCTGGTGAGCTTGGTGGACCAGCGTCCCCAGACGTTCGGCGTCGTGTTCGCCGACATCAACGATCTCAAGCTGGAGAACGACACGCGCGGCCACTCCTTCGGCGACGCGATGATCCGGCGCGCGGGCCAGCTGGTGCGCGACCTGTTCCCCCGCGATGCGTACCGCATCGGCGGCGACGAGTTCGTGGCGTTCTGCGTGGATGCGACGAAGGAGGAGTTCGACGAGCGCGTGCGCCGGCTGAGCGAACTGGCCGAATCCGACGGGTCGCTGACCATATCGGTGGGCTCGTCGTGGAGCGATGATCAGGAAGCGCCGGGCGACCTGGTGATTCGCGCCGATCGACTGATGTACGAGCAGAAGCGGTGGTATCACCGCACCGCTCGAGGACATGGCCCCGGCGGCGAAGCGGGTGGTTTCGCGTGA
- a CDS encoding universal stress protein, with protein MLYDNIMIPYDGSASARAALSEAVRFAKDDPGLTLRIVQIIDTDQLAIDKLEAEGRDEQTVASSATLQKTYEEVTEEASKALHREIDPLLTGLMNKVYIELLQETQPGGQIVTYAIDNLCDLIVMGSRGLGALRGILGSVSSYVLRNADVPVLIVKEGTNE; from the coding sequence ATGCTGTACGACAACATCATGATTCCCTACGACGGATCGGCTTCCGCCCGGGCAGCGCTTTCCGAAGCGGTGCGGTTCGCGAAGGACGACCCCGGCCTGACGCTGCGCATCGTGCAGATCATCGACACCGACCAGCTTGCCATCGACAAGCTGGAAGCCGAAGGCCGCGACGAGCAGACCGTGGCGTCGTCGGCGACGCTCCAGAAAACCTACGAGGAAGTCACCGAGGAAGCGAGCAAAGCCCTGCATCGCGAAATCGATCCGCTGCTGACCGGGCTCATGAACAAGGTGTACATCGAGCTTTTGCAGGAGACGCAGCCGGGCGGGCAGATCGTAACGTACGCCATCGACAACCTGTGCGACCTCATCGTCATGGGCTCGCGCGGGCTGGGCGCGCTGCGCGGCATCCTGGGAAGCGTCAGCAGCTACGTGCTGCGCAACGCCGACGTGCCGGTGCTCATCGTCAAGGAAGGCACGAACGAGTAG
- a CDS encoding response regulator transcription factor yields the protein MSGQEAAAIERGGEATLLVVDDEPEIVALLDEYFTGLGYRVLTAGDGASALKRAEQNPDLIVLDVGMPLMDGYAVCRRLREHLTCPILFLTARVEDVDALEGFEAGADDYVLKPFSLAVLGARVKAHLARDNRHHVRAEVRFDGDIAIDYRSRTVTVAGRPVDLTRREFDIVAFLSKHPGQVFERDRIHERVGGWENESDSQVVTEHIRRIRKKLTAAGAAPDPVETVWGMGYRWRA from the coding sequence GTGAGCGGACAGGAAGCTGCAGCGATCGAGCGGGGCGGCGAAGCCACGCTGCTCGTGGTCGACGACGAACCCGAGATCGTCGCGCTGCTGGACGAGTACTTCACGGGGCTGGGCTATCGCGTGCTCACCGCCGGGGACGGCGCGTCCGCGCTCAAGCGCGCCGAGCAGAACCCCGACCTCATCGTGCTGGACGTGGGCATGCCGCTCATGGACGGCTACGCCGTGTGCCGCCGCCTGCGCGAGCACCTCACCTGCCCCATCCTGTTTCTCACGGCGCGCGTCGAAGACGTCGACGCGCTGGAGGGCTTCGAGGCCGGCGCCGACGACTACGTGCTGAAACCGTTCTCGCTGGCCGTGCTGGGCGCGCGCGTGAAAGCGCACCTCGCCCGCGACAACCGCCACCACGTGCGCGCCGAGGTGCGCTTCGACGGCGACATCGCCATCGACTACCGCTCCCGCACCGTGACGGTAGCGGGGCGGCCCGTGGACCTCACGCGCCGCGAGTTCGACATCGTTGCGTTCCTGTCGAAACATCCCGGCCAGGTGTTCGAACGCGACCGCATCCACGAGCGCGTGGGCGGCTGGGAGAACGAGAGCGACTCGCAGGTGGTGACCGAGCACATCCGGCGCATCCGCAAGAAGCTGACCGCGGCAGGCGCCGCGCCCGACCCGGTCGAAACCGTGTGGGGCATGGGGTACCGGTGGCGCGCGTGA
- a CDS encoding sensor histidine kinase, whose product MARVSGGRLDALRARWHNVSLKTSFMVYMLGFLLLALVMSTVTAGMFSALQHSATEDAYESGLYLYDAQNEVLVPARAVDIDENGSSVFVQTVRGDVSEMPLVDLSSLVEITDASDYQYAAGTYLYGSASDEDGALSIETPETSGLPELPEDAELTPAELPAYDALARERFDAWLVANPDSPYASFFGGDGQDGDTVGLLTSAVGYYLNTPPSEGAQALSTLFGLLTFLMFPLWFGLCIFAAARRFFGKRLEPGFAVLDRAAKNIAEQNLEFSVSYDRDDELGHLATSFEAMRASLAESQRALWRTAEERKRLNAAFAHDLRTPLTILKGKIELLEAHVQAGDAPAERLAASVASLAAQAERLERYVQAMSGLQKLEDRAVVARPAAFDEVADMIDDAGAGLAACGDRAFALSVSVRCDRERPALCVDQSIVGEVAENLLNNAMRYASSQVDARIDVRDGALVLIVEDDGPGFTPTALERGCAPFFSEVPSAEHFGLGLNIASLMCEKHGGDLALQNREEGGARVVARFSLGLCESVDSR is encoded by the coding sequence GTGGCGCGCGTGAGCGGCGGGCGCCTCGACGCGCTGCGCGCACGGTGGCACAACGTGTCGCTCAAAACCTCGTTCATGGTGTACATGCTGGGGTTCCTGCTGCTGGCGCTGGTGATGTCGACCGTGACGGCCGGCATGTTCAGCGCGTTGCAGCACAGCGCGACCGAGGACGCGTACGAGTCGGGGCTGTACCTCTACGACGCGCAGAACGAGGTGCTCGTTCCCGCACGCGCCGTGGACATCGACGAGAACGGCAGCAGCGTGTTCGTCCAAACCGTGCGCGGCGACGTGAGCGAGATGCCGCTCGTGGACCTGTCGTCGCTCGTCGAGATCACCGATGCGAGCGACTACCAGTACGCGGCGGGCACGTACCTGTACGGCTCGGCCAGCGACGAGGACGGCGCCCTCAGCATCGAGACGCCCGAAACGTCGGGATTGCCCGAGCTGCCCGAAGACGCCGAGCTCACGCCCGCCGAGCTGCCCGCCTACGACGCGCTGGCGCGCGAGCGCTTCGACGCCTGGCTGGTCGCCAACCCCGACAGCCCCTACGCGTCGTTCTTCGGCGGCGACGGCCAGGACGGCGACACCGTCGGGCTGCTCACGTCCGCGGTGGGCTACTACTTGAACACGCCCCCTTCCGAGGGGGCGCAAGCGCTGTCCACCCTGTTCGGGCTGCTGACGTTCCTCATGTTCCCCCTGTGGTTCGGCCTGTGCATCTTCGCGGCGGCGCGGCGCTTCTTCGGCAAGCGCCTCGAACCCGGGTTCGCCGTGCTCGACCGGGCGGCGAAGAACATCGCCGAGCAGAACCTCGAGTTCTCGGTATCGTACGACCGCGACGACGAGCTGGGGCACCTTGCCACGTCGTTCGAGGCCATGCGGGCGTCACTGGCCGAGTCGCAGCGCGCGCTGTGGCGCACGGCCGAGGAGCGCAAGCGCCTGAACGCGGCGTTCGCCCACGACCTGCGCACGCCGCTCACCATCCTCAAGGGCAAGATCGAACTGCTCGAGGCGCACGTGCAGGCCGGCGACGCGCCCGCCGAGCGCCTGGCGGCCTCCGTCGCCTCGCTGGCCGCGCAGGCGGAGCGCCTCGAGCGCTACGTCCAGGCCATGAGCGGGCTGCAGAAGCTGGAGGATCGCGCCGTCGTCGCGCGCCCGGCCGCGTTCGACGAGGTGGCCGACATGATCGACGATGCGGGCGCGGGGCTTGCCGCGTGCGGCGACCGCGCGTTCGCGCTGTCGGTCAGCGTGCGCTGCGACCGCGAACGGCCCGCGCTGTGCGTGGATCAGAGCATCGTCGGGGAAGTGGCCGAAAACCTGTTGAACAACGCCATGCGCTACGCATCGTCGCAGGTGGACGCTCGTATCGACGTGCGGGACGGCGCGCTCGTGCTCATCGTGGAGGACGACGGGCCGGGCTTCACGCCCACGGCGCTCGAGCGCGGATGCGCGCCCTTCTTCAGCGAGGTTCCCTCGGCCGAGCATTTCGGGTTGGGGCTGAACATCGCGTCGCTCATGTGCGAGAAGCACGGCGGCGACCTTGCGTTGCAGAACCGCGAGGAGGGCGGCGCGCGGGTGGTCGCGCGGTTCTCCTTGGGTTTGTGCGAGAGCGTAGACAGCCGGTAG